The following nucleotide sequence is from Microbacterium arborescens.
CCCGCACCGAGTAGTTGCGCATGACCGGCCGTTCGCCCTCGGGGATGCGGAGGTACTTCAGGTAACCGAACAGCTTGTTGGCCTTGGCCGGGATGCGGTCGAGGGCCTCATCGCCGCCGAGCGGCAGGAAGAGACGGAACCACTGGTCGTAGCCCAGCGGCACGAATCGGTCGATGTCGCCGCGGCCCAGCGTCACCCGCATCCAGTGCGGAGCGAGGCGCTCGGCGCGTAGCACCTCCAGACGTACCAGTCCGGGCGTCAGGGGCTTGACGAGGTTGCGGGTCATGCGCAGCATCCTTTCCAGGCCCGCCGCAACCCGTCGACTCGCCGACACATGCGGATGCCGGCGCTCCCGCATCCGCGATACGTGGCGAGTCGACGGGGTGTGGCCGGCATCACGCGGTCCAGGGGAAGAGGGCGATGAGGATCGCCGCCGAGACGAGCCAGAAACCTGCGACGAAGACGACGTCACGTGGTCGGAAGGGCACGAGGTGCCTCTCGGTGCGGTCGCGGTGGGCGCCGAAGGCGCGCGAGTCCATCGCGAGGGCGACCCGCTCGGCGTGCCGGATGGCTCCGGCGAGCAGTGGGACGACGTAACCGCCCCACCGCGCGATCGCGGCGAACGGGCCTCGACCGCCATCGGCGCCGCGCACGCGGTGGGCCTGCCGGATGAGCTCGAGCTCGTAGCCGAACCGCGGCACGAACCGGAACGCCGCGAGCGCCGTGTAACCGACGCGATACGGTACCCGCAGCTGCTGGACGGTCGCCCGCACGAGGTCCGGTCCCGTCGTGGTGAGTCCGGCGATGAACGCCAGCGCGGCGATCGCTCCGAGCCGCAACCCGGTCGCCATCCCGATCTGCAGCGCCCCGGCGTGCAGGCTCCACGCGCCGAGCTGGAGCAGCACCGGGGTATCGGCCACCCGCGCAGCGTCGACCCACAGTGACATCCCCGCTCCCACCATCAGGATGCCGATGGGCACGGCGACCGCGAGTAGGAGAACGGTGCGCACGGTCCAGCGCGCCCCGAGCAGCACCGCATACGCGAGCGCGAGCAGCGCGAGCGGCGTCACCAGGTCGCGCGTGAAGATGAGTGCGACCATCGCGGGGACGGGCGCCGCGAGCTTCGCCAGCGGATTGAGCCCGAACAGCAGCCGACGCGATGCCGGCGCTGCCGCGTAGGGATCGAGCGCGGTGTCGGTCGTCGCGCTCATCGCCGGCCTCGCGGCAGATCGCGGAGACGCGCGACGCCCGCCAGCTCCGGGAACGCGTCGAGTCCGTGCAGGGCGCGCCGCAGCGGCGGCATCCGAAGCGCCGCAGAACGCAGCAGCTCGTCGGCGCCGAGGATGTCTGCGGTCGGTCCGTCGGCGACGATGCGGCCGTCGCCGACGACGACGCAGCGCTCGGCGTACTCGCTCACCAGCTGCATGTCGTGGGTGACGACGAGGATGGTCGTGCCGTCGCGGTTGAGGTCGCGCAGCACGTGCAGCAGCTCGTCGGCGCGGGCTCGGTCCTGGCCGAACGTCGGCTCGTCGAGAGCCAGTACCGGGGCGCCGGCGATCAGGGCCGTGCCGACCGAGAGGCGGCGCTTCTGACCGCCGGAAAGCAGGAACGGATGCCGGTGGGCGTGCGCTTCGAGGCCGAAGCGGCGCAGCATCCCGTCGACGCGCTCGCGCACCTCGTCGTCGGCGATCCGCTGGCGGCGCAGACCGTGGGCGAGCTCGTCGAAGACCGTATGCGCGACGAACTGATGCTCGGGGTTCTGGAAGACGAAGCCGACGCGCTCGGCGACCGTGCGGGGGTCGGCCCGGTTCGGATCGAGGCCGCCGAGGTCGATGCGCCCGCGCGGGCCGCGGACGACCCCCGCGATCGCCTGGATGAGGCTCGTCTTGCCGGCCCCGTTGGCGCCGACGATCGCGACGAACTCGCCGGCTGCGACCTCGAGATCGACGTCGTGGAGCACGGTCGCCCGGCCTCGGCGGAGCGTCAGGCCGCGCACCGAGACCACCGGCGTCTGCGTGTGCGTCGGAGAATCACGCGGAACTCGGACCGAATCGGAGGTCGCCGCCGACGGTGGCGTGATCGTCCGATTCTCGTCACCGGATGCCGCTGCCTCGAGCCCCGCGCGCAGCTCTTCGGGCGTCAGGGGGAGCGGGTCGAGCGGATAGCCCGCCTCGCGCAGCCGCAGCGCCGCGAGGGTCGAGACCGGCAGCCACACCCCGATCTCGTGCAGCTCGGCCGCCCGTTCGCGCAGCACCGTGTCGATCGGCCCGTCGGCGATCGTGCGGCCGCCGTGATCGAGGACGACGACGCGGTCGGTGAAGCCGATCGCCGCGTCGAGATTGTGCTCGACGAGCAGGATCGCCCGGTCGCCGGCGGCGGCGATCTCGCCCAGAGCGGCGTAGACGTCTTCGATGCCCTCGGGGTCGAGGTTCGCGGTGGGCTCGTCGAGCACGAGCAGGGGCGAGTCCATCGCGAGCGCGCACGCGATCGCGAGGCGCTGACGTCCCCCGCCGGAGAGGCGGTCGGGGTTCTCGTGCCGTCGCTCCCAGAGGCCCATCCGCCGCAGTGCCTGCTCGCTGCGATCGAGGACGTCGTCGACGGGAAGCCGCAGGTTCTCGGGGCCGAAGGCGACCTCGTCGAGCAGGGTGCCGGTGACCAGCTGCGCGTCGGGGTCCTGGAACACCATGCCGACGCGCGTGCTCAGGCGCGGAATCGGGGTGGTCGCGGCATCCTCGCCCGACACGAGCACCGTGCCCTCGGTCGTCGCCGGGATCGACTGGGGGATGAGCCCGTTGAGCGTCAGCGCGACGGTCGACTTGCCCGAACCGCTCGGTCCGAGCAGCAGCACGACCTCGCCGGGGGTGACGGTGAACGACGCGCCGCGCGTCGCCGCGGCATCCGACCCCTCGTAGGTCACGGCGAGATCGCGCACGGCGAGCAGCGGCGCGGATGCGGTCGCGGCGACCGGCGTTCCCGCCGTGGCGGCACCGGATGCGGCGGATGTCACGGGCGTCCTCGGATCGGATCGGTTGCGCTTAGCTTAGCCGACCCTAACTTGGGGTCGAAAGGGCGGCCGAGCGCTCAGCGCCGGGCGACGCCGGCGCGGCGCAGGCCGACGCCGATCCACAGCCCGATCGCGGTCCAGACGACGGGGCCGAGCACGGCGAGAGCCAGGTACGTGATCTGGGCCCACAGCGGGAGGGCGCTGAGGTGAGCGGCGAAGAACACCGCGAGGGCGACGACGACGCCGATCACGAGACCCGAGACGAAGAACCGCCACGGCGCCCACGAGCGGTAGCGGACGAGAGCGGCGACGCCCTCCTGCAGACCGCCGAACAGCACGGCGGTCCCGAGGAACTGGAACGTGTAGGGCGGCGCGACGGCAGCGGATGCGAGCGCCGCGATCAGGTGCGTGATGAGCGCGACCCAGGGCAGGCGCAGCGTCTCCTGCGCCACGATTCCGGGCAGTACGTGGATGCCGAGGAGGAAGCCGTAGACGATCGGCAGGCCCGTGATGACGGGAACCGCGAGCCATCCCTCGATGCCGCCGAGCAGGCCGGTGGCGACCCCGATGGCAGCGCAGACGAGCAGGACGCGCGTCGAAAGGCGGGATGCCGTGGCCACCTGCCCAGCCTATGGGACGGGTGGCGCGGGGCTCCCCTCCCGGCCGTGAGAAATGGCTCGGTCACCTCAACGCTCCCGTGACCTGAATGAAAGCCGAGGGTTCCTTGTGTCGGAACTGTGAGCTAGGTTGACTTCACCGCGCGCCGACGACGCCGCGCGGACTGCTCATCCATCCCCCCACTGGAGCGCACATGGTTCGCACCACCCTGCGAACAGTCGCGGCTGTATCCCTGGCTGCACTGTTCACGAGCTCTGCCGCAACGGCATCCTTTGCTGCAACGGGAGAGGGGGTGAACATCCCGGTTCCGATCGAGAGCGAGAGCGGGCGCTACATCGTCCTGCTCGATGAGGCTCCCGTCGCGACCTACGAGGGCGGCGAGGCCGGTCTCGCGCCGACCAAGCCCGACGAGGGCGAGCGTCTCGACGTCCAGTCGCGCGCCGTGACCGACTACTCCGGCTTCCTCGAACAGCGTCAAGAAGAGGTCGCGAGCGAGGTCGGCGCGACCCCCGACGCGACCTACCAGACCACTCTCAACGGGTTCGCGGCTCAGCTGACCGCCGATCAGGCGGGCAAGCTCGCGGCCAAGAAGGGCGTGCTCGGCGTCTTCCCCGACGAGATCCGTCACGTCGACGCCGTTCCCTCGACCGAGTTCCTCGGCCTCGAGGGCGCCGGCGGCGTCTGGGAGAAGGTCGGCGGCATCGATGCTGCCGGTGAAGGCGTCGTCGTGGGCGTCGTCGACACCGGCATCGCGCCGGAGAACCCGGCATTCGCCGGCGACGCGCTCGGCGGCTCGGCGGGCGCTCAGCCCTACCGCGACGGCGACGAGGTCGTGTTCACGAAGGCCGACGGCGGCGAGTTCCGCAGCACGGTCGTCGATCAGGATGCCGGGACGAAGGATGCCTGGGACCCGTCGCTCCTGAACACCAAGCTCATCGCGGCGCACTACTTCAGCGAGGGTGCCGCCGCCAACGGGTTCTCGTTCGCCGACGACCACCTCTCGCCGCGTGACGGCGACGGACACGGCTCGCACACGGCGAGCACCGCCGCGGGTAATAACGGTGTCGACGCGACGGTCGAGGGGGTCGACTTCGGCTCGATCTCGGGAGTCGCGCCGGCCGCGAAGGTCGCGTCGTACAAGGCCTGCTACGTCGGGCCCGACCCGCTCGTCACGACGGATGACATCTGTGCGCTCAGCGACCTGCTGGCCGCGATCGACCAGGCCGTCGCCGACGGCGTGGACGTCATCAACTATTCGATCGGCGGCGGCTCGGCCACGACCGTGCTCGCACCGGAGGACATCTCGTTCTTCAATGCGGCGGCGGCGGGTGTCTTCGTCGCAACCAGCGCCGGCAACTCCGGCCCCGACCCGGTCACGGCCGATCACGCCTCGCCCTGGTACGCCACGGTCGCGGCATCCACCATCCCGACCTGGGAGGGCACCGTCCGCCTCGGTGAGGAGGGCGACGCCTCGGCCGCCCAGTTCGCGGGTGCGTCCGTCTCGGTCGGCTTCGGCGACACGACCTCGGGTCCCTCGGTCTTCGCCGGCGACGCCGGTCTGGCCGGTGCCGCGACCCCCGAGCTCTGCCTGCTCGGCTCGCTCGATCCGGCCAAGGTCACCGGCAAGATCGTCGTCTGCGACCGCGGGTCGAACGCCCGTGTCGAGAAGTCGCAGGCGGTCGAAGAGGCCGGCGGTATCGGGATGATCCTGACCAACGTCACGCCCGCGTCGCTCGACAACGACTTCCACTCGGTTCCCACCGTGCACGTCGCCGACACCGCCCGACCGGCCGTGCTCGAGTACGTGCAGGGCGGCACCGACCGCGTCGTCACCCTGATCGGCGAGAACGTCACCGGCAGCGAGACCCCGGTCCCGCAGGTGGCGGGCTTCTCGAGCCGCGGGCCGATGCTCGCCGACGGCAGCGATGTCATCAAGCCCGACATCACCGCTCCCGGCGTCGCGATCCTCGCGGCCACCGAGAACGGAATCGACGAGGACCCGACGTTCGGCATCCTCTCGGGCACCTCGATGTCGTCGCCGCACGTCGCCGGCCTCGCCGCGCTCTACCTCGGTGAGCGCCCTCTCGCGACTCCCGCCGAGGTGAAGTCGGCGATGATGACCACCGCTTACGACACGGTGGACGCCGCCGGAGACGCGGTCACCGACCCGTTCACGCAGGGGGCCGGACAGACCGACCCGACGAAGTACTTCGAGCCGGGCCTGCTCTACCTGAACGGTCCGGCCGACTGGGCCGCGTACCTGCAGGGGCTGGGACTGCGTGACTTCGGCGTCGACCCGATCGATCCGAGCGACCTGAACCTGCCTTCCATCGGGGTCGGCGCGCTCGGCGCGCCGCAGACGGTGACCCGCACGATCACGGCCACCGAAGCCGGGACGTACCAGGCGCAGGCATCCGTCCCCGGCGTCGACGTGCAGGTGTCGCCGTCGTCGGTGACGCTCGCGGCGGGCGAGTCGGCCACGGTCGAGATCACGCTGTCGCGCGTCGACGCACCGATGGGCGAGTGGGCCACCGGCTTCCTCACCTGGACGGGCGGAGCAAACGATGTGCGCTCGCCGATCGCCGTTTTCCCGGTGCCGGTCGACGCTCCGGCGTCGGTCTCGGGAACGGGCGTCACGGGCTCGGTCGACGTCACCGTCGCGCCCTCGCTGACGGGTGAGATCGACCTCGGTCTGTCGGGTCTCGTTCCGCAGGAGTTGCGCGTGAACCCGGACTTCCCCGAGGTGCCCGGACACTCCGGTGACCAGGACTCGTTCTACGACGAGGGCGAGGCCGGCTTCAACACGTACGAGATCGTCGACGTTCCGGAGGGCACCGAGTTCGCGCGCTTCGCTGTCGAGACCGAGGCGACCGAGACGACCGACCTCGACATGACGGTGTACCGCGTCGTGAGTCCCGACGACCTGCGCTACTACGAGCAGTGGTCGTCGGCGACGGCGTCGGCCAACGAGGCGGTCTCGCTCACGGCTCCCACCGCGGGCACCTACCTGGTCAAGGTCAACCGGTACTCGTTCAGCGAGCCGTTCACCTACGACCTCACCACCGCGGTCGTCGCGGCGGGGGTGTCGGGCGGCGAGTTCACCGCGACACCTGACCCGCTGCCGACGGTGCAGGGAGAGAGCGCGACCTACACCCTGTCGTGGGCCGGGCTCGAGCCCGAGACGTCGTACGTGGGCGTGGTGCGCTACGGCGACTCGTCGATCCGGACGATCGTCGACGTCGAGTCAGGCCAGGGAGCCCCGGTCGCGGTCGTCGCGCCCGAGGTCACCGGCTCGGCGAAGGTCGGGGCGACGCTGACGGCCACAGCCGGCGAGTGGGACCCCGCCGAGGTGAGCGTCGCCTATCAGTGGCTTCGCGGCGGTGAGCCCATCGAGGGCGCCACCTCGGCGTCGTACAAGGTGACGCGCGCCGATGTCGGCACGGCTCTGTCGGTGCGGGTGACCGCGACGGCGGAGGGCAACCCGCAGGTCGGAACCGCGGTGTCGAACGAGGTGTTCGTGAAGTTCGCCTCGGCGACGACGGTGTCGCTCAACCGGTACGTCGGGACGGCTTCGCAGCCGTACGTCGTTTCGGTGAAGGTCACCCCGACCGGGGGCGCCCCGGCTACGGGCACCGTCGACATCTGGGTGAACTCGACCCGCTACAGCGCGGATGTCGTCGACGGCACGGCGCGCGTCGAGCTGCCTCGGCAGTCGCGCGGACTGAAGGTCGTCGTCGCCACCTACAACGGCAGCGACACGGTCGAGGGATCGCTGGGGCTCAGCGGCTTCCTCGTGCTGTGGTGATGACCGGCTGACGCGCTGCGGCGCGGATGAGCGGGGCGCTCGGACGACGGTCCGGGCGCCCCGTCGCGTACGGCTGGAGTAGGCCCCGACATCGTTCGCGAGGATGCCGCGGAAGCGTCCTCCGGCTGACGCGGCCGATCCCCCGGGCTGTTTGGCTGGCGTCATGCATCACTCACCTCGTTCCTCGATTCTCCTTCCCGCGACTCTGCTCGCCCTCGGCGGACTGCTCAGCGCCTGCAGCGTCGCCCCCTCGGCACCGACGTCCCCTCAGGCGGACGCGATCGCGTGGCAATCGTGCGACGGTCTGGTCTCGCAGGTCGCCGCGCTCTATGACGTCATGGAGACTCCCTCGCCGCTCGACGGGTGGGGCGATCGGATGCAGTGCGCGAACGTCTCGGTTCCCCTCGACTACGACGATCCCGACGGGCGGCAGATCACCATCGCCGTCAGTCGAATGGTGCCGGAGGGGCGAAGCGCCGGCACGATCCTGACCAACCCCGGTGGGCCGGGCCTCGAGGGGAGAACGACGCCCGCCCTGCTCGCAGCCTCCGGCATGGGGGATCTGGCAACGGATCACACGCTCATCGGCATCGACATTCGTGGCACGGGCGGCTCGACGAGCATCAATTGCGACGGTTCGCTCGACGTCCCGCTGCCCGAGGGAACCGTGGACGAGCGGGTGGCGGTGGACTATTCGGTCGCGGTCGCGGCTGCGAACGAGGCATGCGTCGAGCAAGACCCCGCGTATTTCGCTCAGCTGACCACGGCTAACGCGGCTCGCGACATGGACCGCGTCCGTGCGGCGATCGGCGCTGACCAGGTCGACTACGTCGGTGTGTCGTGGGGAACGGAGCTCGGCGCCGCCTATCTCGCCCAGTATCCCGACCGCGTACGTCACATGCTGCTGGACAGCATGGTCGACCTCAGGCACGACGCAGCGATGAGCCTGGACGATCTGGTCGCAGCCGACGTCGCGTACGGCAGCGATGACGAAGCCGGTGTCGCCGACGACGTCGTGGTAGACGGCCTGTCATCGCCCGACAGCTACGTGCCCTTCAATCTCACGACGCGAACGGCCCTGACCTGCAACGCGTACACCGGCGCGACCGACCCCGAGGCCGTCTGGTCTGCTCACCTCGCCCGAAGCGAAGCGATCGGCAGCGATCCGCAGGTTCGCACGCAGCACCCGTTGAGCGGAGGCCTCGCGGGCACGTCCGCCTGCGCGGGATGGCCGATCGAGGCGCATCCGCTTGTCCTGACCTCCGGTGACGCGGGAGACAAGCTGCAGATCGTGGCTCACGCCTCCGAGACGGTGACCCCCGCGCCGTGGGGCACGCTCGCGCATGCGCTCCTCGGTGGGAACCTGACCATCCTCGACGACGCGGGCCACGGCTCGCTCGCCAACGGCGACAACGCCGCCGAGGCGGTGGAGTACCTCCGCAACGGCACCCCGATGTCGTGAGGTGAGCATTCGAGGGGCGGAGCGCCGGCGAGGCGCCCCGCCCCTCGAACGCGAGAGCCGGGTGTGGCGGTCGGTCAGGCGGGGCGGGATGCCGCGAGGGTACGGCCGGCCGTGACGGCATCCCGTTCGGCGTTCGCGCGCAACTCGGCCGCCGCCTCTGTGAAGGCGTCGAGCGCGGGGTTCACTCCCACGAGGGTGAAGGGACGGTGGACCACCGTGAGGTCGAGGCCCCAGACGTCTGCGAAGACGCGCCGAAGCCATCCGGTCGAGTGGTCCCAGCCCTCCTTCGGGCTGCCGGGCTCGTAGTTGCCACCCAAGACGGTGACGAGGGTCGCGGGCTTGCCGCGCAGCGCCGTGCCCTGTGGGTCGATGCGCGGGTCGGTGTATGCCAGGTCGAACCAGGTCTTCACGTGCTGCGAGACGCCGTAGTTGTACAGCGGCACGGTGAAGAGCAGGGCGTCGGCGCCGATGAGCTCGTCCGCCAGCTGCTCGCGCAGGGCGATCGCCTCGCGTTGTCCGTCGGTGAGCTGCTCGGCGGGTGTGAAGCCGGCGGTCACGGCATCCCGCCAGGCGGTCGCCGGGACCGGATCGGCGGCGATGTCGCGGCGCACGACGTTGCTCGAAGGGTGAGCGGCGAGCCATTCGGCCTCGACGAGGTCGCCCAGCTCGCGGCTGGCTGAGGTGGCGGGGAGGATGCTGGCATCCAGGCGGAAGAGGGTCATGCGCTTCTCCGATCAGAGGGGCTATGAAAAACAAAGCGACTTCGGGAACGCTAGCACACGTACGATAGGGGGATGGCCGAGCCCCACGATGCGCGACAGTGCGATGCTGCGGTGTCGCACGCGTTCTCGGTGCTCGGCAAGCGGTGGAACGGCATGATCGTCGACGTGCTCGGGCAGGGTGAGCTCTCGTTCGTCGGCCTGCGTCGCGCCGTCGCCGGCATCAGCGACGCGGTGCTCTCCGATCGGCTCACCGAGCTCTCGGATGTCGGGCTGGTCGTCCGACGCGTCGAGTCGGGCCCACCTGTCGCGGTCACCTACGCGCTCACGGACGCCGGGTCGCGCCTCGTGCCGATCCTCAGCCAGCTCGGCGAATGGGCCGACGGCAACCTCGCACGCCGCTGAGCGCGCACCGGAGCAGGTCGGAGAATAGAGACCGTGATCGACGGCCTGAACCTCCCGGCATCCCTTTCCGCACGCGCGGCGGATGTCGTCGTCCGGCGTGCGACGCCGGACGATCTCGACCCGATCGTGCGGCTGCTGTCGGACGACCCGATCAGCGCGGGCCGGGGCGACGTCGCGCGCGATGAGGACCGCGGCGCGTACGCTGACGCGCTCGAGCGGATCATCGCGAATCCGGCGAACGAGCTGCTGGTCGCCGCCGATGATGCCGGTCGGGTCGTGGCGACCCTGCAGCTGACCCTCATCCCGGGAATGGCGCGGCGGGGGAGCACCCGCCTGCTTGTCGAGGCCGTCCGCGTCGCGAGTGCCGAACGCTCATCCGGCATCGGCACCGCACTCATGCGGTGGGTGGTGGATGCCGCGGCAGTCGAGCTCGGCGTTTCCCTCGTGCAGCTCACATCGGATGCCGCGCGCGTCGATGCGCACCGGTTCTACCGCAGGCTCGGCTTCGTCGACTCGCACGTCGGGTTCAAGTACGCCGTGCCCTCGGCAACGACCGGCGGCCGATGACGGGTAGTCGTCACGAGCTCTGTCTGGTGAACGGCCAATTCTCCGCGTGCGTGAAGGGGAGAGCGACCACCTGCACGGGGTCCTCGTACAGGATCGTTCCGGGCCCAGCGGTCCGTACCTCGTGCCAGGGAACGTCGTAGCGGTCGAGCAGGTGGAGGTATCCCGCCGTCAGTGCGAGGAGGTCGTGCGCTTCGGTTTTGAACCACGACCGCCCGCCGGGAGGCGCATCCGGACCATAGGCCTCGTTCGGAGCATCGTAGAGGCTGTTGGCGCGATCGTTCGCCGCCCGCCACCAGGCTTCGTCCTCGGGGAGAAGCACCTCGTCGCGCGCCAGCCCGTTTGCGAGGGCGAAGACGCCGGGGAAGCGCCCGTTCCGGTTGGGAATTGCGCTCTGGAATCGGACGAATCGCTGCACACGGCGACGATACCGACGTTCGGCGTCAGGCCGGCGTGCGCAGGGTCAGCCACACGTCGACGTCGTCCTCGCTGTCGAGGGCGAAGCCGTGCCGCTCGTACAAGCGCCGCGCGGCGCTGCCCTGCAGGACGTTGAGGCGCGTCGGTCCGTCGTGCGGCTCGGCGATCACCGACCGCAGAACGATGCTGCCGATGCCTCGCCCTTGCTGGGACGCGGCCACGTAGAAGTGCTCGATCCAGCGGGTGGTGTCGTCTGGGCGGGTCGTGATGCAACCGGCATCCGTCCCCTCGACGACGATGATGCGGGTCCACTCGGGGCGGAAGCCCGCGCGCATGCGCTCGCGCACCCGGTGCTCGTCGAAGCGGCCGAGGCGCTCGAGGTCGGCACGCAGCACGTCGGCGCGCAGCTCGACGAGCCACTCGATGTCGGCCGGGACAGCGGGGCGGAGGGTGACGTCCATCGCGTCGAGTCTATGGACCGACCGGATCAGGGTTACTCGGCCTCTGTGGCGGGAGTCCAGGCGTAGTAGGTGCCGTCGTTCTCCGCCACTGCCCACTCGCCGCAGACGGCGACGCGGTCGATCGCGTAGACATCGAGGCCCGACGTGATCTCCATGGTGGGGGCCGAGAGTCGCTCGACCTCGGCGCAGTCCGCCGCGAGGCCCGTGTCGCTCGAGAACACGATCGATTCGGCTTCGGCGCGGGTCGAGACGACGCGCGTGAGCTCGCGTGCATCGGCGGGCAGCCACGCGGGAGCCTCGCCGCGCGCCTGCGCCAGCTCCTTCGCGGTTTCATAGGTGCTCTCGACGCTCCCGTAGGCGACGGTTTCGATGGCAGCGCAGCCCGACAGCGTCAGCAG
It contains:
- a CDS encoding energy-coupling factor transporter transmembrane component T gives rise to the protein MSATTDTALDPYAAAPASRRLLFGLNPLAKLAAPVPAMVALIFTRDLVTPLALLALAYAVLLGARWTVRTVLLLAVAVPIGILMVGAGMSLWVDAARVADTPVLLQLGAWSLHAGALQIGMATGLRLGAIAALAFIAGLTTTGPDLVRATVQQLRVPYRVGYTALAAFRFVPRFGYELELIRQAHRVRGADGGRGPFAAIARWGGYVVPLLAGAIRHAERVALAMDSRAFGAHRDRTERHLVPFRPRDVVFVAGFWLVSAAILIALFPWTA
- a CDS encoding ABC transporter ATP-binding protein, encoding MTSAASGAATAGTPVAATASAPLLAVRDLAVTYEGSDAAATRGASFTVTPGEVVLLLGPSGSGKSTVALTLNGLIPQSIPATTEGTVLVSGEDAATTPIPRLSTRVGMVFQDPDAQLVTGTLLDEVAFGPENLRLPVDDVLDRSEQALRRMGLWERRHENPDRLSGGGRQRLAIACALAMDSPLLVLDEPTANLDPEGIEDVYAALGEIAAAGDRAILLVEHNLDAAIGFTDRVVVLDHGGRTIADGPIDTVLRERAAELHEIGVWLPVSTLAALRLREAGYPLDPLPLTPEELRAGLEAAASGDENRTITPPSAATSDSVRVPRDSPTHTQTPVVSVRGLTLRRGRATVLHDVDLEVAAGEFVAIVGANGAGKTSLIQAIAGVVRGPRGRIDLGGLDPNRADPRTVAERVGFVFQNPEHQFVAHTVFDELAHGLRRQRIADDEVRERVDGMLRRFGLEAHAHRHPFLLSGGQKRRLSVGTALIAGAPVLALDEPTFGQDRARADELLHVLRDLNRDGTTILVVTHDMQLVSEYAERCVVVGDGRIVADGPTADILGADELLRSAALRMPPLRRALHGLDAFPELAGVARLRDLPRGRR
- a CDS encoding ECF transporter S component — its product is MATASRLSTRVLLVCAAIGVATGLLGGIEGWLAVPVITGLPIVYGFLLGIHVLPGIVAQETLRLPWVALITHLIAALASAAVAPPYTFQFLGTAVLFGGLQEGVAALVRYRSWAPWRFFVSGLVIGVVVALAVFFAAHLSALPLWAQITYLALAVLGPVVWTAIGLWIGVGLRRAGVARR
- a CDS encoding S8 family serine peptidase encodes the protein MVRTTLRTVAAVSLAALFTSSAATASFAATGEGVNIPVPIESESGRYIVLLDEAPVATYEGGEAGLAPTKPDEGERLDVQSRAVTDYSGFLEQRQEEVASEVGATPDATYQTTLNGFAAQLTADQAGKLAAKKGVLGVFPDEIRHVDAVPSTEFLGLEGAGGVWEKVGGIDAAGEGVVVGVVDTGIAPENPAFAGDALGGSAGAQPYRDGDEVVFTKADGGEFRSTVVDQDAGTKDAWDPSLLNTKLIAAHYFSEGAAANGFSFADDHLSPRDGDGHGSHTASTAAGNNGVDATVEGVDFGSISGVAPAAKVASYKACYVGPDPLVTTDDICALSDLLAAIDQAVADGVDVINYSIGGGSATTVLAPEDISFFNAAAAGVFVATSAGNSGPDPVTADHASPWYATVAASTIPTWEGTVRLGEEGDASAAQFAGASVSVGFGDTTSGPSVFAGDAGLAGAATPELCLLGSLDPAKVTGKIVVCDRGSNARVEKSQAVEEAGGIGMILTNVTPASLDNDFHSVPTVHVADTARPAVLEYVQGGTDRVVTLIGENVTGSETPVPQVAGFSSRGPMLADGSDVIKPDITAPGVAILAATENGIDEDPTFGILSGTSMSSPHVAGLAALYLGERPLATPAEVKSAMMTTAYDTVDAAGDAVTDPFTQGAGQTDPTKYFEPGLLYLNGPADWAAYLQGLGLRDFGVDPIDPSDLNLPSIGVGALGAPQTVTRTITATEAGTYQAQASVPGVDVQVSPSSVTLAAGESATVEITLSRVDAPMGEWATGFLTWTGGANDVRSPIAVFPVPVDAPASVSGTGVTGSVDVTVAPSLTGEIDLGLSGLVPQELRVNPDFPEVPGHSGDQDSFYDEGEAGFNTYEIVDVPEGTEFARFAVETEATETTDLDMTVYRVVSPDDLRYYEQWSSATASANEAVSLTAPTAGTYLVKVNRYSFSEPFTYDLTTAVVAAGVSGGEFTATPDPLPTVQGESATYTLSWAGLEPETSYVGVVRYGDSSIRTIVDVESGQGAPVAVVAPEVTGSAKVGATLTATAGEWDPAEVSVAYQWLRGGEPIEGATSASYKVTRADVGTALSVRVTATAEGNPQVGTAVSNEVFVKFASATTVSLNRYVGTASQPYVVSVKVTPTGGAPATGTVDIWVNSTRYSADVVDGTARVELPRQSRGLKVVVATYNGSDTVEGSLGLSGFLVLW
- a CDS encoding alpha/beta fold hydrolase produces the protein MHHSPRSSILLPATLLALGGLLSACSVAPSAPTSPQADAIAWQSCDGLVSQVAALYDVMETPSPLDGWGDRMQCANVSVPLDYDDPDGRQITIAVSRMVPEGRSAGTILTNPGGPGLEGRTTPALLAASGMGDLATDHTLIGIDIRGTGGSTSINCDGSLDVPLPEGTVDERVAVDYSVAVAAANEACVEQDPAYFAQLTTANAARDMDRVRAAIGADQVDYVGVSWGTELGAAYLAQYPDRVRHMLLDSMVDLRHDAAMSLDDLVAADVAYGSDDEAGVADDVVVDGLSSPDSYVPFNLTTRTALTCNAYTGATDPEAVWSAHLARSEAIGSDPQVRTQHPLSGGLAGTSACAGWPIEAHPLVLTSGDAGDKLQIVAHASETVTPAPWGTLAHALLGGNLTILDDAGHGSLANGDNAAEAVEYLRNGTPMS
- a CDS encoding FMN-dependent NADH-azoreductase, producing the protein MTLFRLDASILPATSASRELGDLVEAEWLAAHPSSNVVRRDIAADPVPATAWRDAVTAGFTPAEQLTDGQREAIALREQLADELIGADALLFTVPLYNYGVSQHVKTWFDLAYTDPRIDPQGTALRGKPATLVTVLGGNYEPGSPKEGWDHSTGWLRRVFADVWGLDLTVVHRPFTLVGVNPALDAFTEAAAELRANAERDAVTAGRTLAASRPA
- a CDS encoding winged helix-turn-helix transcriptional regulator — encoded protein: MAEPHDARQCDAAVSHAFSVLGKRWNGMIVDVLGQGELSFVGLRRAVAGISDAVLSDRLTELSDVGLVVRRVESGPPVAVTYALTDAGSRLVPILSQLGEWADGNLARR
- a CDS encoding GNAT family N-acetyltransferase gives rise to the protein MIDGLNLPASLSARAADVVVRRATPDDLDPIVRLLSDDPISAGRGDVARDEDRGAYADALERIIANPANELLVAADDAGRVVATLQLTLIPGMARRGSTRLLVEAVRVASAERSSGIGTALMRWVVDAAAVELGVSLVQLTSDAARVDAHRFYRRLGFVDSHVGFKYAVPSATTGGR
- a CDS encoding GNAT family N-acetyltransferase, which gives rise to MDVTLRPAVPADIEWLVELRADVLRADLERLGRFDEHRVRERMRAGFRPEWTRIIVVEGTDAGCITTRPDDTTRWIEHFYVAASQQGRGIGSIVLRSVIAEPHDGPTRLNVLQGSAARRLYERHGFALDSEDDVDVWLTLRTPA